From the genome of Ptychodera flava strain L36383 chromosome 20, AS_Pfla_20210202, whole genome shotgun sequence, one region includes:
- the LOC139120288 gene encoding uncharacterized protein — protein MCKDELLRRQVLSTFPPISVAGNARSRSNQGGLAESLSLYSKTKSSNGWSSGSSSNSAVLPAKQRSPRKQLTARLETPRPGDRAADERLLGLQRNKTSLSLDTRILEDKSDSPLTARTSVTTTQAGADKRRRESSSSNASSLPKMAPKKKVSVSTVEEITRPLQREMTVIIRYEEDKYTESRQNLHERKLSFQPTLETALEGDEDYYDTVGFLEPTKSRTIIEWLEACERARHDTEDEQSDDSADRLPVLVEINNTESQNRAETDFA, from the coding sequence ATGTGCAAGGACGAACTGCTACGGCGACAGGTGCTGTCGACCTTTCCTCCGATCTCCGTCGCAGGCAACGCCCGTTCGCGGTCCAACCAAGGCGGCCTGGCCGAGTCCTTGTCGCTCTACAGTAAGACAAAATCGTCTAACGGCTGGTCGAGCGGCAGCAGCTCCAACAGCGCCGTGCTGCCGGCAAAACAGAGGTCGCCCAGGAAACAGCTGACGGCCCGGCTCGAGACGCCGCGGCCGGGGGATAGGGCTGCCGACGAACGGTTGCTTGGGCTTCAAAGGAACAAAACCTCGCTAAGTCTAGATACGAGAATTCTCGAGGATAAAAGTGACAGCCCGTTGACTGCTAGGACGTCGGTGACGACGACGCAGGCGGGCGCCGACAAGAGAAGGCGGGAATCGTCTAGCTCGAACGCGTCGTCGCTTCCCAAGATGGCGCCCAAAAAGAAAGTAAGCGTGTCGACAGTTGAGGAGATTACACGACCCCTCCAGCGCGAAATGACTGTCATCATCAGGTACGAGGAAGACAAATACACGGAGAGCAGGCAAAACTTGCACGAGCGCAAGCTGTCCTTCCAGCCGACGCTGGAAACGGCGCTGGAAGGCGACGAGGACTATTATGACACGGTGGGCTTCCTGGAGCCGACCAAGAGTAGGACAATCATCGAGTGGTTGGAAGCGTGCGAAAGAGCCCGCCACGACACGGAAGATGAACAGTCAGACGACAGCGCGGACCGCTTGCCGGTCCTTGTTGAAATTAACAACACGGAAAGTCAAAACCGTGCAGAAACGGACTTTGCGTAG